Proteins found in one Anabas testudineus chromosome 1, fAnaTes1.2, whole genome shotgun sequence genomic segment:
- the lbx1b gene encoding transcription factor LBX1b, whose protein sequence is MMTSKEVAKCDAVENRRRSPLDHLPPPANSNKPLTPFSIEDILNKPSVKRSYTICGTAHLISSSEKHRPSSIPLSSRALLTQTSPLCALEELASKTFKGLEVSVLQAAEGRDGMTLFGQRTTPKKRRKSRTAFTNHQIYELEKRFLYQKYLSPADRDQIAQQLGLTNAQVITWFQNRRAKLKRDLEEMKADVESAKAIGQVPLDKLAKLADLEKCANGTLGHPRAESPSRGGQQEHELAQKLRSSPLSPFSDHTTSKECSEDEDVEIDVDD, encoded by the exons ATGATGACATCCAAAGAAGTGGCCAAATGTGATGCAGTGGAAAACAGGAGGCGAAGTCCGCTGGACCATTTGCCGCCTCCTGCCAACTCCAACAAGCCGCTGACCCCCTTCAGCATCGAGGACATCCTGAACAAACCGTCTGTGAAACGAAGTTACACAATTTGTGGCACGGCTCATCTAATTTCGTCCTCTGAGAAGCACCGTCCGTCCAGCATCCCTCTGTCCAGCCGGGCTCTCCTCACCCAGACCTCCCCGCTCTGCGCGCTGGAGGAGCTGGCAAGCAAAACCTTCAAGGGGCTGGAAGTCAGCGTTTTACAGGCTGCGGAAG GCCGGGACGGGATGACTCTGTTCGGCCAGAGAACCACCCCGAAGAAGCGTCGGAAGTCTCGGACGGCGTTCACCAATCACCAAATCTACGAGCTGGAGAAGCGCTTCCTGTACCAAAAGTATCTGTCCCCGGCCGACCGGGACCAGATCGCGCAGCAGCTGGGCCTGACAAACGCGCAGGTAATCACGTGGTTTCAGAACCGGAGAGCCAAGCTCAAACGGGACCTGGAGGAAATGAAGGCCGACGTGGAGTCGGCCAAGGCCATCGGACAGGTCCCCTTGGACAAGCTCGCCAAGCTGGCCGACTTGGAGAAATGCGCCAACGGCACGCTGGGCCACCCGCGGGCCGAGTCCCCGTCGCGGGGCGGCCAGCAGGAGCACGAGCTCGCTCAGAAACTGCGGTCGTCGCCGCTGTCCCCGTTCTCAGACCACACAACTAGTAAAGAGTGCTCAGAGGACGAGGACGTGGAGATTGATGTGGATGACTGA